Below is a window of bacterium DNA.
AGAAATGTAGGCACGCTAAAGCGGTTCGGGAAAGAGGCGGATAACTGCGAACTTGAGGGCACGACGGAGGGCGCTGATCTTACCGAGAATCTGGTAATTTCAGAGGGGCGTTTCATCAATCGCGACGACGCCGTTCACCGCAGAATGTTTTGCGTAATAGGCTCCTATATCGCAGACAATCTCTTCGGCACGGAGGATCCTGTAGGCAAGACGCTTGACGTTGATAATCACCGTTACCTGATAATAGGGGTTCTTGAGGCAAAGGGAGCGATGTTCGGCTCGAGCATGGACAACAGGGTTATAATTCCTATTACGACATACCTCAAATACAATCCACAGCCGCGCGGGTTTCAGGCGGTGTTCGGAGGCATATCTCTGGAAGTGCTTCCTAAAAAAGAAGTTTCCATGGAAAAAGCGTTGGAGGACGTTGAGTCGCAGATGAGGCTCATCAGGGGTCTTCACTACGACCAGGATAACGACTTCGGGCTCAATACCCAGCAGATGCTTCTCACGTCAATAAAAAGCATCACGAGCGTTGCATGGCTTGTAATGGTAGGCGTGGCGGCAATATCCCTTATAGTAGGCGGCATCGGAATAATGAACACAATGCTTGTCTCCGTCGCAGAGAGAACGAGGGAGATAGGAATCCGCAAATCAGTCGGCGCAAGAGACGTGGACATCCTGTGGCAGTTTTTGCTTGAGTCGGTTTTGCTTTCCATGATAGGCGGAGCTATTGGCATAGTGCTCGGCCTGGGAATCGCTCTTCTTGCTTCGGGGCTCTTCAAGCTCGAGGCTGCGGCGCCCTGGTGGACGATAGTGCTCGGATTCGGCTTTTCTGCTGCCGTAGGAATATTCTTTGGAATCTACCCGGCGCAGAAGGCTGCAAAGCTTAATCCGATTAACGCAATCAGATACGAATAGACAGTAACCAGTCGTAACGTTTCGGCCAAAACGGATCAGGTTAGCATCATATTATAAGATAATTCCGCTATACTATTCTCATCCGAGTAGTTTGAGGAATGGATTAAGGGATTAGTTAGATTATCAGAACGCGAGTTTGGATTTCTTCTTCTCCACCGGCTGCACTTGTTTCTTTTCTTCCTGCTTCGGCTGCTCCCTTGCTTGAGTCTGGGCAGGTTTCTCCTCAACCTTTGGCTGAGGTTTAATCTCCTCCGCTTTTCTTTCGACCCTGGGCGGCTCACGATGAGATACAGGCTGCGTTTTTTGCGAGTCCGCAGGGGTCTCTCCGGATCTCAGGCGCTCTTCATTAATCTCAAGAATCTGACCTTCAAGCTCGTGTATGCGGCGCTCAAGCGCAGAAATCTTGGCTCCGGTAGCAGGGGAACGCTTAAGTTCGTCCCAGGTTTTTTGTTCAAGCTGACCTTCCATAGACTTTAATTCGTCCAGTTTCAGTTTTATTCTGTCCCTGTCCTCGCGAAGTTCCGCTATTTCACGTTCAAGGTGCGTCTTTTCCTTTATAGCCATCTCCATTGCGGAATGTTCCCTGCGCAGGTATTCAAGCCTTTTATTTATATCCTGCTCCTCCCTTTCGAGAGTACGAAGCTTAGCCTCGGTCATAGAAAGCTCGCGGCGCCGCTTTTCAAGGGTTTCCTGTGAGATGTAGTCCGGGTGGTCCTTCGAGATCGAGCCTTCGGGAGGTTTAGTTCTTCTGATGACTTCCTGCTCAACCATATTCGCCTGAGGCTTCGCTTCATCTTTTGTTCCTCTGTCCATCTTTTCCCAAACGCTTGATGGTCCAGCGCCGGGTTTCTTATCCGCTTCCTTCCTCGGTTCGCCGGAACTCATTTTGCCGAACTTTTGTTCAAGCTCCTTGAGCTTTTCCAATTCCTCTGGCGAGGCTTGAGCGTCCTTCTTCTCCGCCTCGACTTGCTTCTCCGGTTTCTTCTCCGGTTGCTCCTTTTCGGATTTGGGTATAAATTTAGGCATACTAATAGAATAGCTAGAAAAAAGAGATAGTCAAGGGGCAATCTGCCAATCATAGAAAATTTGTTGCAAGAGAATGTGTTTTATGTAAACTACAATATGTCCATTGAATTAAAGTTTCTTGGAGGTGCAAGGACGGTCACGGGATCCAAATTCACGCTTAAAACAAAGAAGGCGTCTATTCTTACCGAATTCGGGTTGTTTCAAGGCCACCGCAGACAGGCCTTTGAATTGAATACCCTGCTTCCGGATGAAATACTGGAAACGGATTCGATGCTTCTTTCCCACGCGCACATAGACCACGCTGGAAACATACCCCGTCTGGTGGCGCACGGGTATGAAAATGACATTTACGCCACTTCCGCTACAATCGATTTAGCACGGATTATGCTTTTGGATTCGGCCGAGATACAGGTTCGCGATGCGGAATATGTCAACAAGAAGAATGCAAAAAAAGGCGAGCCACTCATAGAACCGCTTTACTCAATCGAGGAGGCCGAAGCCTCTATTAAGAACCTCAAACCGCTTGAATATCATTCTACACGTGAGGTTGCCGCAGGAATCAAAGCCACATTCTACGATGCAGGCCATATCCTTGGTTCTGCCCAGATACTGTATGAAATTGACGGCTTGAGGATACTCTTTACGGGCGATCTTGGCCAGCCCGATCTCCCGGTTGTTCGCAATCCGGAACGCGTTCCTTCGCCTGATATAATCGTGTGCGAGTCCACATACGGCGAAAGAAACCATCCGTCTCTCGATGAGGCGAAGCAAAGGCTTTCAGATATCCTTAAGAGCGCGTACGATAGAGGGGCAAAGATCCTCGTGCCTGCATTTGCGGTAGGCAGAACACAATCGCTTGTTCTCGTGATGCACCAGTTGATGGATGAAGGCCGGCTCCCTGCCATGCCCATATGGATTGATTCGCCTCTTTCCCTTGAGGCGACCGAGGTTTTCAAAAAGCATCCCGAATGTTACGACAGAGAGACGATGGAGTATCTTAAACGCGACGAAGACCCATTCGGTTTCTTCCGCTTGCGCTACGTACAGACCGTTGAGGAATCAAAATCCCTCAACGAAGTCTCGGGTCCTTGCATGATTATTGCATCATCAGGGATGTGCGAAGGTGGAAGGGTGGTTCATCATCTTAAGAACACTGTTGCCGATCCTAAAAACCTGGTCATTATTACAGGCTACCAAGCTGAAGGAACGCTCGGAAA
It encodes the following:
- a CDS encoding MBL fold metallo-hydrolase — protein: MSIELKFLGGARTVTGSKFTLKTKKASILTEFGLFQGHRRQAFELNTLLPDEILETDSMLLSHAHIDHAGNIPRLVAHGYENDIYATSATIDLARIMLLDSAEIQVRDAEYVNKKNAKKGEPLIEPLYSIEEAEASIKNLKPLEYHSTREVAAGIKATFYDAGHILGSAQILYEIDGLRILFTGDLGQPDLPVVRNPERVPSPDIIVCESTYGERNHPSLDEAKQRLSDILKSAYDRGAKILVPAFAVGRTQSLVLVMHQLMDEGRLPAMPIWIDSPLSLEATEVFKKHPECYDRETMEYLKRDEDPFGFFRLRYVQTVEESKSLNEVSGPCMIIASSGMCEGGRVVHHLKNTVADPKNLVIITGYQAEGTLGKRIVDGVKSVKLYGEEYPLNCGVEVLNEYSAHADRNDLIELFKGYDSKKVKEVFLVHGDYDQSRALGEAVNGLGYSSITIPDVGQSFEIG
- a CDS encoding FtsX-like permease family protein; the protein is MNFFSQLRMAALSLRYNKSRSFLTTLGIIIGVMTVIAILSLLQALNRKITSEFSALGTNTIYVQKMEWMMGGPGGRPDFDEIRKRPNFTIEDAEALSELPSVQVAVPVISRNVGTLKRFGKEADNCELEGTTEGADLTENLVISEGRFINRDDAVHRRMFCVIGSYIADNLFGTEDPVGKTLDVDNHRYLIIGVLEAKGAMFGSSMDNRVIIPITTYLKYNPQPRGFQAVFGGISLEVLPKKEVSMEKALEDVESQMRLIRGLHYDQDNDFGLNTQQMLLTSIKSITSVAWLVMVGVAAISLIVGGIGIMNTMLVSVAERTREIGIRKSVGARDVDILWQFLLESVLLSMIGGAIGIVLGLGIALLASGLFKLEAAAPWWTIVLGFGFSAAVGIFFGIYPAQKAAKLNPINAIRYE